Genomic window (Armatimonadota bacterium):
CAATTATTGTGCATCTTACCGAGGCAGAGCATGCTACAAAACGTCGCATTATTCACGATATTTACGGCTTTGGCGCGGGAAGTTTCGAGTTTGAAGCCGCTGGGCCCATAGAAGCATTTAGATATTGCCGAGAGGGAGCTAATGAAAATCCTATTGCTCTATGAGTACCCACCGCCTCCGGCTGGACTCGCTACGCAAGGGGATTTGCTTTACCGCGGTCTTCGCGAACTAGGCGCGGATTGTATGCCAGCGCCGAGATCCGGCTCTCTGCAAAAGGAGTGGCTCTACAAATGCTATAAGCCAGATGTGGTTATAGGCGTTGGCTGGTGGGGACAATTGCCTGAGCTTGTGATGCATCCGCAAAGATTTGGCATACAAGCAGTTCCATGGCTTGTAGCAGATGGGTGGGTTGCCAACTATCAGGATGTGCTGAATGCTTTACCCCTAATACTTACTACAAGCAAATGGGTAGCCGAAACCTATACGAGAGACGGTGTTTCACCTGAGCGCATGGTTGTTCAACCAATTGGCTGTGACATAGACTCATTCCGGCCCCTTCCAAAGGAGGATAAATATGTGAAGGCAGTTCGGGAGGTTCTAGGGGTCAGGGATGATGAGAAGCTGATACTTACAATTGGTGGTGATGGGGCAAGTAAAGGGAGTCAGGAGATGATGAGAGCACTTGCCAAGATTGATAATGAATATCCAAATTGGCGATATGTCTGCAAAGTTTGGTCCCAGGAGCGCACAGAAAGACAGACCAAGATTGACCTAGCTCTTGCAGAAGAACTTGGTATAAGACATAAAGTTCTGTATGTTGATGGTGTTTTGTCTCGCGAATTCATGCCCTATCTTTATAATGCTTGTGATATCTATGCCGGTCCAAGCCGCCAGGAAGGCTTTGGCATGCCACATGTAGAGGCCCAAGCGTGCGGAAAACCTGTGTTGAGCGTGAACGCAATGGGCATAAAAGAAACAGTAATCCATGGCGAGACCGGCTTTATGGCTAAAGTGGGAGAATGGGTTTCAATTACAGAAGGGGAGGTTGGCCCCAAAGAAGGTTTTCCAGAGCAGCGAGTCATTAAGTTCGCAAAGCCCAAACTGATCGCAGTGCGTGCAGATGTGGAAGATTTGGCAAAATATGCCTTACGCCTCTTAGCCGATGATAATTTGCGCGGGGAGATGGGTGCAACTGCTAGGAAGCATGTGGAGAAAAACTTTGATTATCGGGATGTTGCAAGGCGAATATTAGAGTTGGTCAGCACAAAGCTTTCCCTGCCAATGGCCGCATGATTTATATAATTGTTCTTTGACACCAGCTCTCAGCAATTGGAAAAGACAAAATGCGTTTCCTGCTATTACGGGATTATTGGGCGGAGACGTACTTTAAAGTGGTTATTGCGACTTTGCTATACCAATTTTTAATGAAATGTAACCTCGGGTCATGGGTGCATAAGGCGGGTGTTTCTAAATGGCAAAATCAGACGCTATGCAGGTCGAGAATGCTGAAGTTTTAGTTGAGGAAGCATTTGCCAAGGCGAAAATTGTACTTGACAAGTGTTCAACGCCAAATGGGATTTTTGCTTCTCCCACATACTACAATGCCGTTTATGCTCGCGATGCCCTAATCGCTTCTCTTGGAGGGCTGGTTTCAGGTGAGGAGCGGTTTCTTCGTCAATGGTTGAAGACTATGGATACCCTAATGGATAGGCAGTCAACAAGCGGCCAGATACCTAATTGCGTGGATACATTTATCCCGTCGCGTCCAAGGCTTGTGGCTTTTGGGGCAGCCGATGCTTCACTCTGGTTTATCCTAACACTTGCTTATGCGGAGCGACTTCTTGGAACCGAATTCTCGGAATTCCACCAGGCGGCAGAGCGCGCGCTGGTGTGGCTGGAGTATCAGGATGCTCACGAGGAAGGTTTAATTGAACAGCAAGAGGCAACCGACTGGATGGATATCACTGCCAATCGTGGGCATGTTCTCTATACGAACGTTCTGTGGTTTGCGGTCCTGGAGTTGAGGCGCGATATTAAGAAAGCGCATCTTGTTCGTGAAGCAATAAATGGGTTTCTTTGGAATGATGAGAAAGGTTATTTTCTTCCTTGGTCATGGAAACAAGAACGCGGAGAGTGGTTTGATACTACAGCAAACGCATTTGCCATAGCATTTGGCCTTGCAGATCCTGAGCAGACTGAAAGCATCCTCAATTACTTGTTCAAGCGCCGACTGGATGAGCCTTATCCGGTTAGAGCAATTCATCCTCCAATTAAGCCAGGAGATAAAGATTGGCGCGATTATTATATAACCGAGCACGAGCTGAATAAGCCGAATCAGTATCATAATGGGGGCATATGGCCTTGGGTTGGTGGACTTTACGTTGCCGCTCTTGTTCGGGCAGGACATATGGAGCGAGCTAAAGAAACGCTTGTTCGGTTGGCGGTGGCAAACAAACTAGGCCGCGAACAAGAGTGGGAGTTCAACGAATGGCTTCATGGCATTACTGGCGAACCAAGAGGAGCGGCATACCAAGCATGGTCATCTGGAATGTATTTGTATGCTTATTCATGTGTTAAAGAAGGTCATGAACCTGTCTTTTCAATGCTCGAATCCAAGGAATGCCAGCTCTGGCATAACACAAACCTCGGCAATCAAAACCCATAACCTCAATTGCATCTTAATTGCAAACCCTGCAGGAATCTATTTAATCCTCATCGTATGCTTTCTTTGAGAACTTATTCTAGGAGAGAATCGTGGGGCTTCTTGGATTGGAGAATTGGGAGAAATCTAGAGAGCGGTTTGAGGCGTGGTGGCATGGCGAGGTAGTTGACCGCCCGTTGCTTCAGGTAATTGCTCCAAAAAAAGATGCGCCGAATGAACCTATGCCCACATATTCTAGCCAGGAGGAAAAATGGCTTAACCCTGATTATCGAATTCGTCTTTTTGAATGGGAGTTGAGTCGAACCTATTTTGCCGGGGATGCTTTTCCTTATTTAGATACTCATATTGGCCCGGGGACGCTATCTCTCTACCTTGGCGCGAAGCCCGTATTTACCGACCGCACGGTGTGGTATCACAAGTGCATTGATGATGT
Coding sequences:
- a CDS encoding glycosyltransferase family 4 protein is translated as MKILLLYEYPPPPAGLATQGDLLYRGLRELGADCMPAPRSGSLQKEWLYKCYKPDVVIGVGWWGQLPELVMHPQRFGIQAVPWLVADGWVANYQDVLNALPLILTTSKWVAETYTRDGVSPERMVVQPIGCDIDSFRPLPKEDKYVKAVREVLGVRDDEKLILTIGGDGASKGSQEMMRALAKIDNEYPNWRYVCKVWSQERTERQTKIDLALAEELGIRHKVLYVDGVLSREFMPYLYNACDIYAGPSRQEGFGMPHVEAQACGKPVLSVNAMGIKETVIHGETGFMAKVGEWVSITEGEVGPKEGFPEQRVIKFAKPKLIAVRADVEDLAKYALRLLADDNLRGEMGATARKHVEKNFDYRDVARRILELVSTKLSLPMAA
- a CDS encoding amylo-alpha-1,6-glucosidase, giving the protein MAKSDAMQVENAEVLVEEAFAKAKIVLDKCSTPNGIFASPTYYNAVYARDALIASLGGLVSGEERFLRQWLKTMDTLMDRQSTSGQIPNCVDTFIPSRPRLVAFGAADASLWFILTLAYAERLLGTEFSEFHQAAERALVWLEYQDAHEEGLIEQQEATDWMDITANRGHVLYTNVLWFAVLELRRDIKKAHLVREAINGFLWNDEKGYFLPWSWKQERGEWFDTTANAFAIAFGLADPEQTESILNYLFKRRLDEPYPVRAIHPPIKPGDKDWRDYYITEHELNKPNQYHNGGIWPWVGGLYVAALVRAGHMERAKETLVRLAVANKLGREQEWEFNEWLHGITGEPRGAAYQAWSSGMYLYAYSCVKEGHEPVFSMLESKECQLWHNTNLGNQNP